The nucleotide sequence CTGCATCCGGATCATAAATAGTGTCAAGTTCCTCCTGCAGGAAATAAGCCGCAGAAATTATTGCCCTCTGTTCGCTGGCCAAAAAGGCCGTTTTATCATTATAGCCTATGCTGAAAGATCTTAAATGATCCCTGTCGGTAAATCCTATAATCTCATCTTCCGACATTACAATTGAGGTGGCCGGGCCGCTCATTTTCATTTTTTTCAGGTAGGGATCGGATATGAGTTCATTGAAACGCCGTCGCTCATTTTCATCCATATTCTCCAGTTCGCATGGAAACTTTCTGCTGATTATCCACTCTATATCCTGTATCGAATAGCCGTTTCGAAGCAGATAATCAACTTCGAGAAAGATAGCTTCAGAGTCGGTACCCACATGAAGGTGTATCCCCAGCTGCTCAAGAGCTATAGCATTAACTTTGTCGCTGGAAAGATGGCCGTTATGAATTCCCGCTATTTCACCCACTGAAATAGGCTGAGGCCCCCACCACAGCCCTCTTCCGGAGCTTGTTGGCCATCTAAGATGTATAAGACAGGCTTCGTAATCGGCATCCTCAAATTGCTCCAAATCGTATATTCTCATTGTATCCAAAAGCTCAAAAGCAGTCAGAAATGTACCGTTTTCTTTGGAACTGGAAAATATCCGGGCATCCTTAATAAACATCTTGTTAAATTTGGTAACCTGCTTTAAAATATAAAAATATTCATCATCTATGGTCTCCCTGTATCTGATTTCATCCAACGTCGGCGGAGCAACATAATACTTTTTGATTATAGGGATATCATACTCATAATAAAGTCTTCTGGGGACCATCTCCTGAGATTCCACAATATGAACCCCCCAGCTTTCTATAAAATTCTCCAGTTCATTGACTTTATGCTGGTTTCTGTACATGACATGAAAAACATAGAAATTATGGTCTTTGTAAATCCCTTTAAGCGTAACGCCGGCACCGGTTCTCCCTCTGTATTGAAGGCAGAGAGCACTCTTTAAAAGGGCACTGAGTTTGAAGTCACCAACTGCAGCCAGCAGACCGCATGCACCTGAAGGTATATCTTCAGGACCGCCGGAAAATTCCCTGACACTGATTTCTTTTTGTGGATATAATCCTGTATTTTCATAGCTCTCCATAGTCAAATCCTCCGGCTATTTACCTTTTATTTCGTCAAAATTTACAAACTGATAATCACAAACTTCCATCAGCTTTGAATCTTCATCTGTAATACTTAAAGCAGACCTTGGGCAGGCCTCGACACTTTTGAAGGAAGCTTCGGATATTTTATCAAGGACATATTTATAAAAACTCTCATCTATTGTCGGTGACCATTCCTTTCCCAGTTTCAGCAGAGACCCCTCGCTGTAATAATAACACCAGTCACACTGAATGCATATGCCGCAGAAAAAACACCTCTCGGCAAAAACCACAGCCGTATCCTCATCTATAGTCTTGGTTATCTCTTCAAAAGTATTCTTCCTCTGCTCCAGCTCTATCCTCTTTTCAACAAGTCTGGTGGTTTCCTGAAAATATTTCGTATTTATAGTATTATAAAAAGCAATCTCCCTGTTCTCAGAAGGCTCTATTTTTTCTCCCAAAAATTTTCTGACTTTTTCCACAGTAATCTGAGCTGATCCGACTGCCCTAACGACCATGCCAACAAGCTCAGAGTTACCCATACTTGAGTCACCGGCAATAAATATTTTATCTTTGAGTTCATCGGGTAGATCAGGGCAGTTAAGGTTAGGATACTCATTAACAAACCTCTCCCCCACAAAAAAGAGATCAGGTTTATCTCCAACTGCCATAACAATTCTGTCAAGCTCAAACTCTTCATAAGCATCTTTCATCTGGACAGGTTTAGCTCTCCCGCTTTCATCAACCGGCCCCAGTTTCATCACAGAACAAACAAGTTTAAGTTTGTCGCCGTTGCGTTTTATTCTAACGGGTTGTCTGAGAAAATGAAAAGTAACGCCCTCTTCTTCACTGTCTTTTACTTCGCCGGGGTGTGCCGTCATTTCATTAACCGTTCTTCTGTAAATAATATGCGGATCTGCACCAAGCCTGGCCGCACACCTTGCAACATCAAAAGCGGTATACCCACCGCCGATTATACCTATTTTTTCATCTTTACCCACATTGACATTTTCGGAATTATTTAAATTTATATCCGTCAAGAATTTTATACCATTCTCCACAGCAGGGTCATCTTCTCCCTCAATATTGAGGACACCCGGACTTTGAGCTCCCGTGGCAACAATTACAGCATCAAACTCTTCAGCAAGATCAATAAACCTGTTTTTATTGATTTCGTAATTAAGCCTAACTTTGACACCTGTTTTATAAATATATTCCAGTTCTTTCTCAAGAATCTCATCAGGATATCTGTATTCAGGGATGCCCTGCGAAAGTAAACCTCCGGCTTTGGAATGCTTTTCATAAACGGTCACATTGTAACCTTCTTTAGACAAAAAATAAGCTGCGGTCAGTCCTGCAGGACCTGAGCCTACAACTGCGATACTCTTATCTTTGTCATTTTTAATATCTTTAGGCTGCAGATTATTTGCATATCCCCAGTCGGCTATAAACCTTTCCAAAGCTTTGATATCCACAGGCTGATCAAATTTAGTCCGATTGCAGGCCGTCTCACACGGATGATCGCAAAATCTCCCGCAGCCGGCTGAAAAAGGATTTGTTTCTTTTAAAACATAAAATGCTTCTTCAAAACGTCTTAAGGCAATAAGCCTTAAGAAACGTGGTATATCATTGCCGGCGGGACAGCCGGTATTTCCCATATGATCTTTTGAATAACAGGGGCTTAATTTATTAACATATACAGGCAGAATTCTTTTCAAAATAAACCTCCGGATCGTTCTTCTTCTAAAATATAACATACAAAATCAGTATCTGAAAACGAAACTGACAGAATAAAACATAAACTATTTAATAAATACAATCAAGGGAAAATATATTATTTTATCAGGCAATCTATCACAATACACCTAATTATATAAGAAAATATAGCATTAACATTTGTTTTTTAAAATTCCAGCAATTCCATCTGTGTCCAAAGTATTCAGAACGTGCGCAGGGGTTAAGCCGCCTTTTCTTGCAGCATAAACCCCGTATTTTATATGTTCAAATCCGTTTTTCGAATGAGCATCCGGACATAAAATGACCCGACCGCCTTCCTTAATCAAAGTCTGCAAATATCTCCAGTCAATATCAAGCCTGTAAGGATTACAGTTCAGCTCTATAATAACATTATTTCTGCAGCACTCTTTTATCACCTCATACATATCCACCTGATATCCATCCCTTGATAAAAGCAGTCTGCCAGTAGGATGACCGAGGATTTTCGTACACGGATTGTTTACCGCCTTTATAATCCGGTCTGTCATTTCAGACATACTCATATTAAAATGCGAGTGAATACTGGCTATTACAAAATCAAGTTTTTGAAGGACATCCTTTGAATAGTCCAAACTGCCGTCAGGCAAAATATCTGATTCTATCCCCTTAAAAACAAAAAAATCTCTATTTTCAGCATTTACAGCATCTATTTTCTCAATTTGATCAAAAAGCTCTTCCTCTTTTAGTCCCCCGGCATAAAAAGCACTACGGCTGTGATCGCTGATACCGGTGTATTTAAAATTTCTGCTTCTGCAGTAATCAACAATATCCTGTAACGCCATTGCACCGTCTGAGTAATTTGTATGAATATGAAAAATGCCTTTTATGTCCTCTTCCGTAACCAGGTTTTCAAAGTCTAAATCCTCTCTAAATTCGAAAATTCCCTCTCTCAGTTCCGGAGGGATGTAATGTAACCCCAAAATTTCATATATTTCTTCTTCACTGCTTACTTTTAACTTTTTATCTCCCTGAAAAATTCCATATTCATTAATTTTAAAATTCTTTGATTTTGCAATCCCTCTCAACCTTTCATGATGAGCCTTACTCCCTGTGAAGTGATGCAGAGCTGTGTAAAAGTCATCCTTTTCAAAGCACCTTAAATCCACAGGCAGCCCGTCCAAAGCAGCTGAAATCTTTTTTTCTCCTCCCTCCCTGATCTCATCAAAGAAACCCTCTTTTGCTATCTTATCAAGAACATTACTTTCACCCTGGGCAACTATAACCAAATCCAAATCTTTAACGGTTTCGAGTTTTCTTCTGTAACTTCCTGCTATTTCATATTTTTCAACATAATCAATGCTCTCAAAAAAACTGTGGATTTTTTCTGCTGTTTCCTCGGCATCTGCCAGAAGACGCCTCTGCATACTTAATTTTACATACTCAATATTTTTCAGTATTTTATTTTGCGACTTTTCTCCGAATCCATCCAGCATCGCCAGACGGTTTTCAATACAGGCATACTCCAATTCACCAAGAGAATTTACCCCCAGCTCTTTATGTATCTTAAAAGCTTTTTTTGCACCCACTCCAGGAATTTTGTTCATAACAATCAAAATTTGTGGAGTATTGGACTTGATTTCTTCCAGTTCATGGAAAGTTCCGGAATTGACTATTTCTTCTATATGACCCTGAATGTTTTTACCGACACCCTTGATTTTCGGGAGTTCTTCACCGCTTTTTAGTATTTCAGCAATATTAAAATCAAGACCCAGCACAGAACGAGCCGCTGAATTATAAGCCCTCACCCTGAAAAAATCTTCATTGTTAATCTCAAGATATTTAGCATACTCTTCAAGTATTTCTGCTATTGAAGCATTTTCCATATATTCAGACCTTCATTATTCAAAAAATTCTGTTAAATCCAGGCCAAGGACTTCATTGCCTTTCAGGGATTTTTCAATTTTCTCCCTGGCATCGGTCAGTTGACTCGGGCTGACACCGTATTGTATAGATTTGCACGCTTCCAGATAAGCCGCCAGAATGTCGAATGTTTTAAGGAGTTCCCCGTCCACTGGATCAAAGCCGTCTTCATTATAGCTTTCATGAAGAGTCTGCTGATCGATATCGTA is from Flexistipes sinusarabici DSM 4947 and encodes:
- a CDS encoding FAD-dependent oxidoreductase, whose protein sequence is MKRILPVYVNKLSPCYSKDHMGNTGCPAGNDIPRFLRLIALRRFEEAFYVLKETNPFSAGCGRFCDHPCETACNRTKFDQPVDIKALERFIADWGYANNLQPKDIKNDKDKSIAVVGSGPAGLTAAYFLSKEGYNVTVYEKHSKAGGLLSQGIPEYRYPDEILEKELEYIYKTGVKVRLNYEINKNRFIDLAEEFDAVIVATGAQSPGVLNIEGEDDPAVENGIKFLTDINLNNSENVNVGKDEKIGIIGGGYTAFDVARCAARLGADPHIIYRRTVNEMTAHPGEVKDSEEEGVTFHFLRQPVRIKRNGDKLKLVCSVMKLGPVDESGRAKPVQMKDAYEEFELDRIVMAVGDKPDLFFVGERFVNEYPNLNCPDLPDELKDKIFIAGDSSMGNSELVGMVVRAVGSAQITVEKVRKFLGEKIEPSENREIAFYNTINTKYFQETTRLVEKRIELEQRKNTFEEITKTIDEDTAVVFAERCFFCGICIQCDWCYYYSEGSLLKLGKEWSPTIDESFYKYVLDKISEASFKSVEACPRSALSITDEDSKLMEVCDYQFVNFDEIKGK
- the polX gene encoding DNA polymerase/3'-5' exonuclease PolX; the encoded protein is MENASIAEILEEYAKYLEINNEDFFRVRAYNSAARSVLGLDFNIAEILKSGEELPKIKGVGKNIQGHIEEIVNSGTFHELEEIKSNTPQILIVMNKIPGVGAKKAFKIHKELGVNSLGELEYACIENRLAMLDGFGEKSQNKILKNIEYVKLSMQRRLLADAEETAEKIHSFFESIDYVEKYEIAGSYRRKLETVKDLDLVIVAQGESNVLDKIAKEGFFDEIREGGEKKISAALDGLPVDLRCFEKDDFYTALHHFTGSKAHHERLRGIAKSKNFKINEYGIFQGDKKLKVSSEEEIYEILGLHYIPPELREGIFEFREDLDFENLVTEEDIKGIFHIHTNYSDGAMALQDIVDYCRSRNFKYTGISDHSRSAFYAGGLKEEELFDQIEKIDAVNAENRDFFVFKGIESDILPDGSLDYSKDVLQKLDFVIASIHSHFNMSMSEMTDRIIKAVNNPCTKILGHPTGRLLLSRDGYQVDMYEVIKECCRNNVIIELNCNPYRLDIDWRYLQTLIKEGGRVILCPDAHSKNGFEHIKYGVYAARKGGLTPAHVLNTLDTDGIAGILKNKC